A stretch of DNA from Triticum dicoccoides isolate Atlit2015 ecotype Zavitan chromosome 2A, WEW_v2.0, whole genome shotgun sequence:
CTTTTCGGGCAATCGCATGCCGCAAGTTTCCTCATTCGCGTAGTTTTCGTGGTTCCATCGTTGTGTCGCCCGTCTTCCTCTATGTTTGGAGGAGAAGAGGCGATTCGATTTGCGTTAATTTTGGTTGTGCCTAGAGCGCGTCGGTCGGTTTATGCGGATCTGCCGATGAGTATATTTGCAGATTTCTTATGCCATTGCGTTCTGCACGGAGATTTTTGGNNNNNNNNNNNNNNNNNNNNNNNNNNNNNNNNNNNNNNNNNNNNNNNNNNNNNNNNNNNNNNNNNNNNNNNNNNNNNNNNNNNNNNNNNNNNNNNNNNNNNNNNNNNNNNNNNNNNNNNNNNNNNNNNNNNNNNNNNNNNNNNNNNNNNNNNNNNNNNNNNNNNNNNNNNNNNNNNNNNNNNNNNNNNNNNNNNNNNNNNNNNNNNNNNNNNNNNNNNNNNNNNNNNNNNNNNNNNNNNNNNNNNNNNNNNNNNNNNNNNNNNNNNNNNNNNNNNNNNNNNNNNNNNNNNNNTAGGCGAGAAGGAGGGCATGGATCTGGTTTAAAAATCCAGTTCATGTTGCATCTTTGATAAATTTGGGCATGTATGAACTGCCGATTTATTTCAAACTGATTTCCAAATTTGGGAATATAGGGCCTTGAAACAACAGCTCCGATTAATGTTTTATCTTGTTAGTCTAACATAACAGGATAGAGCTGAAATTAAAGCCTGCATTTCCAATACCAATCTAGCATGGTTCCACGGACTAATTTATAATAATAAAAGAAATTTGACACATTGTTTTCTTGATGAAGTAAGcaatcatttatttattttttctcaaATTACCATGTCGCTTTCTTGCCACTTTGCCAGCTATTGCCGAGATATGCATTGGACCTGGTCCTGGCATGTTTCATGTGCCTTCTGTTTAGTATTGATAATCACCACACGTAACATGTATCTGTCGCAGGCGTGTGAGCTATCCGCACGCTTTATAGTTATGCAATGCACATCGTCGCGTTATGATTCCATTGCTATTGTGATTATTTGCTTAAGCTGAAAAGCATGTGCACTGGGAGCGTCCAATTGCTTGTGCTGCGTGCTGATGATGGATTTCCCCCCTCAGTTTCTAACCATCAAATGGTTTCCTTGCAGTGGCCATCTTGAGAACTATACCAGTGACTACACCGTACAGGTGTTGATAGGTTACTGTGCTGTGTACATTTTCATGCAGACCTTCATGATCCCAGGGACAATATTCATGTCATTGCTTGCTGGTGCTCTGTTCGGGCAACTCCGGGGTGTGGCTCTGGTTGTCTTTGCTGCCTCTGCTGGTGCTTCTTCATGCTTTTTCCTGTCGAAGATGATTGGAAAACCGCTGGTGTTCGTGCTGTGGCCAGACAAGCTCACATTCTTCCAGAAGCAGGTAATAAGTTCAGCACCAATATTAGTCATTGTGGTTTTATTTCAACACTGTGTAGTGTCATAACATCTTAAATTTCTTTGGGAATGCTTAAAAATAATTTGAATCACTGTACTCTTTGATTTAAGATCCTTTAGAACTGTGTAGTAACTCATAGCTGAAAATGGGTGATTTGTCTGCATTTCCAGGTCGCCAAAAGAAGAGAAAAGCTGTTGAATTACATGCTTTTCCTCAGGGTCACCCCAACATTGCCAAATACATTCATCAACTTGGCATCGCCCATTGTTGATGTGCCCTTCCATACCTTCTTATTGGCAACTCTTATCGGTCTCATCCCAGCAGCCTACGTGACCGTGAGGGTAAGTTTCTTGCTTCAGATATACTGCATGTCCATATACTGCCCTTGAGTGCATACAATGCTAGTGCTAACTTCAATCCCACTGCCTGCTTCATTTCTTGTATCCAGGCTGGGATTGCTCTTGGAGAGCTAACATCGCTCAGCGACCTGTATGACACCCAGTCAGTAGCCCTGCTTTTCTTGATCGGCGTGGTCTCGGTCACACCAGCATTGTTGAGCAAGGACGAGGCGCAAGACACGGCACCAGAAATCGCAGCAGGCGCCTCATGAACACCGAAGAGGAGTCACCTAGCCCACCTGTACATACCAAGGCACAGCATGCGGCGGCTTCATTGGATTTGGGCCATACAGGCCTTGTGAGGTGGATGACACATGGTTTGCGAGTTCACGCGACGACACAGCAGCACGGCGGGACCTTGGACCCCAAGTCTGCCCGTCACCCGCCTGCTGGAGATCTGCGTCGCCACGAGAACACTATTTCATTTCATGGTCACCCCCACATTGTTTGTTATGAATGAATCTGGGAAGCACAATGCCCATCCACAGGCAAGATGCTTCGGATGTGTAGACAAGTAGCGTGTGTGCCGTTCGTCAGCCCGCGATGCTGTTTATTTAGATGGAACTGGCAGCTAGTCCAAATCCTTGTATATATATTGACCAGATTCATTCAATCCATATTCAGTGGTTCAATGACAATTTGTCTGTTGCTGCGCCGTTCCCCTTCTTATGTGCAGCTTGATTTTGCTGTACCTTTCCCCTTATGTGTAGCTGGATTTTTCTGAGCCCGGGGTTCAGGTTTTTATATCTCAGCCGGTTCAATCTGCTTGCCTGTCACACTTGACCATCAGTACTCATGATCTTTTTCGGGGAAACACCATGATGAACTTTCTTTTTCTTTGAGATGACAGCATGATGATCCTGAAAGGGATAGTGTCAAGTTTTGGGCCAAATTGTTTTCTTAGAGAGTAGTTTTTCAGGTAAAATTTTCAGGATAGTGTCAAGTTTTGGACCAAGCCGTTTTCTTAGAGAAGCGTTTTCAGGTAAAATTTTAGGGCAGATATGgtcattttttttttttgaggatcaacTAAGgtcagtttttttttttgagaattgctAAGGTCAGTTTTTTGGACGGGCCAAATTGGGGTAGTGAAGCCCAGATAAGAATTTAAGACGGGCTTTGACTGGCCTTGGCCCATGCAGCGGCCACCATCCCGCCGTCTCCTCCACTGGTCAGAGACGCGCCGCAAGCCGCCAAGCGCCCAAGCCGGAGAGCGAGGCACATGCTGGGCCttctccgccgccgcgccgcaTCCTCGCCGGCGGCGAGCCTCCAGCTAGTGAGTCCAGCTTCCGCTCTGCTGTTTTGTGTTCCGCCGTTTACGAATCGCTCTGTTTGCTGCTTTGGCGGATTGGGGAAGTAGTTGCCCGCGAGAAAAATCCAAGGATCCACCAGGTACACGTTGCTTCGCTGTAGAACCCTAACCTAGGCAGGAGGAGTAGATGTAGGGCCAAGTAGAGAAATGGCTGATTTGCATATCTGAGCTCTGTGCTTGTGCGGTGTGTCGTTGGGAAGATCGGACAGGGGTCAAGAGCCTCGGTTAGTGTGGAATTTTAATGAGGCTTCTGTGCAAAACGCGAATCTGTAGTTCATGGGAAAATATATTTCGATTGTTTTCTGGTTGCGATTGTGAAGTGGGACAGTACATTTTGGTGACCCTGTCGTGATATTTTGGCCTCTGAAATGTGCAGTTCCAGTGCTGGTACCATCGAAGCAGCGAGAGACTATTGCCTTGCCGAGGTAAGTTTGGGGTCTAGCCATACCGTACTCCTCTTTTCCTAGTTTTTAATCACTGGTGACCAGAAACACAAAATTATGCTGTGCAAGATCATACCATGGATTAATAACTTCCTTTTCAGTTATGTTGTTCATTCTCATTGGTTCAGTCAGTTATAACTGTTTGCACTTCTTTCGCCTACTCCGCATTGCACAGAGAAGACCAGGAAGTTTCATATGGTCTCAATTGGGCTATTGCTGCGAGAGGCGTCGTCGTAAAAGACAAGGTCTTCTATAACTTGGAGCCATCAGAGCTTCAGAAAAGTGGTACTACTTATGCAGGTATATACAAATTAATGTCATTAAGTCATGGTGTGTATATTTACATTTGATGCTGCACAGATGTATAACCTGGTACCTGCTTCTGGAGCATGCAGAGCGTTTGTCTGGTACTCCACTTCATGTTAAAGGAAATGTCATTGGTGGGTTCCCTGATATTTCAGGAGCTCAATTTGCAAAGCTTCTGAAACAGGTaggttatttatttattattttactCTCCATGGCTTGGTAACACAATGATTCTCATGAACTGACGGAAATTCAGAAGCACCATTGGCCTCATTTTGTCAGCCGACAGAATTTTAACTTACTACTTTCCAGTTGAGCTTCAGTGTCAATGTGTTTGATTGTCTGTTTGCTTCTGTTAGGTGACCTTCCACCTTTCATCCATCTCAAGTCTTTATGTCCAAGATGGTGCCATTGGTTCATCTGCAGAATGTGATGCAAAGGTCCGTGTTATTAGTGACAACCCCTCTGCCATCATGTCACTCTCCAATATCCTTCAGAAAATACCAGATCGTGTGATTTCCCACGACACATGCCCTTTGACTATATATGTTGCCAGTTCCATCAGGTAATTTATCTTTTTAGTTCTTCTACACATTTTTTAACTTGTGCATGCATTCAAGTTGCCACCAAGAGCTCGGAGCATTAGCTGTAGTTGGCGGTTGGCCATATCATAAGACTGGACTAATCTATTGCCTTTCTTGTTGAGCATTGCTTAACAGTACCAACGTCAGGAATGCTCTGGGTTCAGGGACACAATATGCTAATGGAGTTGCAGTGGCAGACATAGAACGCTCATCACTTATCCTATGTGGTAAAGCATTTGCTGATTCCACTATGCTAAAACATGCACTTACTGCTTTGGCTGCCCCTATACTGTCTGCAAGAGGAGGCCTCCCCGTCCCTGGCTGGTAGAGTCTGCCTGATCTTTCTTTTTACCCTTTCCCTAAATATGTTATTATTCATCTTCCATGCTGTGTGTACCAGGCTTCTGTCTTGTGCTGGTTCTATTGTACTGCTGTTTGCTCCAGTGGAGGTCATCAAGTCCTGCTCCGAAATTCAGGATGTTCTTGTCTCCACTGATAGCGGTGTAGTTATCTCTTCAAAACAATCTAGTGTGCTGTTCCCAACAAAGTCAAGAGCACCACAGTTGTTTACCAAACCAGCTACAGTGGTTGTTGTATCATCTGATAGGTAATGGAGAGCATGTGCTTCATGGGTACAAGTAGCAGGTTAAAATGAGAAGGAATGAGACATTATATCTACTGTGCTAACAATATGTTACCTTCTTCTGTACTTTCAGCACTGATGCCCTGCCATTGGTATCAAAGCTCACTCCAGGTCAGGCAGCCTACCATTTCTTAGCTGGCTATGAGGATGGTAAATTTGTCCCAGCTTACAACAGGGCCCCCTCTCCTTTTGACCAGCTTGCCCTCGCAAATTCCTTATTTCTGCATGTATGTTGCATAATTTCCTTGCTTTCCCTCTCTATAGCCTTTTAGCTAGCCTTTATTACAACAATTGTTGGTTTAGTATGAACGTGAGAACGTCAAATCTGAGAAAGTTGAGTCTCTACCCTTGCAGTTGAAAAACGACAAGACACCAACTTATCTGATCAATGCCAAGAGCTCCGGAAAGCAAATTGATGGTACAATTTACATTCAGCGTGCCCTTCATTTATTATTCTGTTTGATTTTCTGGAACGGAGGCCACTTCAGACACTATGAATTACAGGCAAGGACTTGATGAGACTAATCGAGCTGGCGCAATCTAACGGCATGCCAGACAGCAGCAAGCCTGAGGACACTAGAGGTAAATAGCTGTTATGGCACCAAACATATAGTCAACACCAACCATGCAGTGTGCTTGTTTTCTGTCGTTGAAGTACATGCCGTTTGATTGCAGTGGCTGAACTCAAGGGGAAGTACAGGGGCTTTATATCCGGCAAGTTCGGCAAATTTTTACCCGAGGAGTTCTCATTCTGATAGATATAAGTGTTAACCTAATTCAGTGTACGGTGTTTTTACGCCGGGGCCTAGATAGGCTTTGTTGCGTTCTGAATTGAGCTGAGATAGGCTACCCCAATCTCCTTCCTGAACAAGAGTGCATCATTAGCTTTGTCTCCTCTTGGTGTTGGGATGCAGAGCTGCTGTGCCTTCGTAATAATCTCATTAGCAGGTCGTGCACTCCAGTTTGTGTCACAGCAGTAGGTAGTTCATGGCCCCAGTGAGCGTCGTGAGCTCCTGTTGTTACAACAAATACGACGGTGATGCAGACGCAGTGCGGCGTCTCAAGGACGCAGAGGCCGGTGCCGCCACTCCGGGACACATGCCATGTAGTGGCAGGAATATTGAGCCCTGCTGCTCTGTTTATCATGCAGATTGCAGAGATGACAGATCTTCACATGGTTTCAGCGAGGACTGGTGCTGCGCCGGGGTCCCCTTCCGGTTCTCCTCTTTATCTTACCTCCATccaccccctccccagcttctcccagaattgtCACTTCATCTTTTTTTATAATTCCTAGCTAGTTAAGATCTAATTAGCTAGGAATTGTAAGAAAATATAGAGTGccaattctgggagaagctgggaagGGGGTCAATTCTCggagaattgcccaaaagaactggcccttagacGTGCACCAGGCATATCATCACTGGACGCATTTGGCCGTTTACAGAATTTTGGCATATGCTGGGCGACTGAAAATCAAACCGGCATGGCGGGCGGCGAGAGGCGCTCGTTGTAGTACATTGCAGTAGGCCTCATGTTTTTGTGCTGCTGCAGGTACACTCTGTCGCCTGTCAATCCTTTGGCACACATTAACTGAACCAAAAAGCACGCTGCGTATCAATTCTGCTGTACATACACAACACATTGCCTACTAATCTGGCGGGCCTGTGTTGACCTGGAAGGCTGGAGCAGTAGGGGCCTTTGTACCGAGTGGCCACCCTTCAGAGACAGGCTAGCCCCCCGCCCCAAGGTACCACTACTACCACCCATCTGGAGCCAATAATTTGCGGGTGCATTTTGTCATTGGAAAGTTCATCGCTCCACCATAGGACCTACAGTAGAACTTCCAACATGTACTGCATCTTTGTGAGTTGTGAGTCACATGAACGATGCATAATGCATGCATCATAGTGCAGGCCTCCCCTCTTGTGCCGGCCTTTTTAGCCCGGGTGGTTGGGAGAAATGTGGAGCAACAGCAAAAGGGTTAGCTGGAGTGGAGCAAACCCCATTATTTGATTGATGGGCAACAGCCTCATCAGGAGCCATACTACTCCTGGCTGGCTCACATGCTTTGGTCCTCCTCCATCAGATGGTACAGCAGATTTTACCCCCATTGCCACCATCATCATTCTGTGACATCAGGTCAACAGGAACATGGAGAGAGCACCATGATAGTACTCCTTCAAAATTTCAATTTATATCTGTTCAAAGAATTTGCTTCAACAAAAACAAAGAACTGCATTGATTTGGAAATCTCTGTTCCATGTACAACACCATTACCCAGGGCATATGTATGAATAAATACAATCACTATGACTACAACATGAATCATCATCACTGAACTTACACAAATGCAAGAAACAAACGCATGGCTGTAAATACAATCGGCCGGCTCTTTTGTATTCTCTGAAACACCCAACACTTGCTTTACCATGATGACAGACTCAGAAAACTAGAGGCATGGGCGGGTGGCTAGTCAAAGAAAGGAGATGTCACATAGCATACAACAAAGGAACAAACATAAGATGGTGATCTTGTGCTAATTTGAGCTCTTTTTCTTCAGTAAGCCGCTAAATTTAAatttcttcttcttttgctgctgctGTTTGGTCGGCGATGTGATGCCGTTGTTCAGCTTTGCGGACTGCAGCCCGTTGCTGTCGAGGCCGGAGTCTCCCTTGTTGGACTCCAGATCGACTTCGGactcgccgtcgttctccttctccTTGGACGAGTCGTAGTCGGTAACCTTGCTGTTCTCCCACATCTTGGCAACCACCACAACCGGCTCGTCATCCACACCGCCTCCGTTCTCATTGTCTTCTTCCTTGTTGCCACCATTTGTTGTTCCATTCGGCACCAGGAAAGAGAGCTCTTTTATCTTCTCCGAAGCAGCCGATTCCTTTGCCTGCAAGTCCTCGTTCTCCTCTTGTATGTTCTGTAATTCGTTCTCCTTGTCTAATAGTTTGTCCTTCAATTGCCGGGTCTCGGCCTTGGCTTCCTCGCTAGCCTTGTTGGCTTCAACTAGCTGAGCTTCCAGATGATTCATCTTCTCCAGCAGCTCGGTATTTTCAGCTTCTTTTTCATTCACCACGGCCAAGTACTTGTCCATTTGAGCTTTGACAGCAACGATCTCTTCTTCTGACTTCCTAATAGAGTTGACAAAACTTAGCTCTTTGGACTGCCATTCCTCAGACACGTTCTTAGCTTCTGCCTCCATTCTCTCAACGGACTTCTTGAGGCAAACTTTCTCGTAGTTTACTTCATCGAGCATCACCTCATAGCTCTCCTTGGCATTCTGCAGACTATTGTTGAGTTCCTCTACTTGTGCCCGAGCGTGCTCGATCTCTTCCTGTTTGATGAGGTATTTCTCCTGGGCCTCTCTGGATTCAGCTGACATCTCGTGCAAGGCAGAGGCCAGACCCTCCATTGCCTTCTTAACCTTCTCGACTTCATCTTTGCTAGCTTCTAGCTCCTTGGTTAGCTCGTTCTTTTGTTCAGTCAGGGCCGCGATTTCTGAACTTGCAAGCTGGTCATTGTTCAGCGCCTTTGTTTTCTCATCTTCTACTGCCTGTAGCTTCATCCTTAGCTCTTCGATCTCTGCAATTAGGTCAGATGCATCTTTCTCTGCAGCATCAAGACGCTCACTTGTCACGTCAATTTCTTCCTTGAGCCTGGTCACCTCATCCTCCAAGGATCTGACGTTGTCATGAAGTACAGCAGCTTCAGATTCTTTGTCTTTAAGCAAAGTGCTTGTTTCATCTAATTCTTCCATCACTGAATCCAAAGACTTGCCTTTCAAAATGAGAGACTGATCGGCTTCCTCCAATTGGAACTCCAACAGCTGCACCTTCTTCTTCAATTCATTAGCCAACTCATCTGACTTTGAGCATTCCTTCTTGGCATTAGCAACATCAACTCTAAGCTGTTCAACCACACCCTCCAATTCAATCACCTTCTTCTCAGCTAGCTTTGCTTTCTGCAATTCAAGCTTCAACACAGAATTCTCTGCCTCAAGCTTTCCGATTTGGTCAGCAGCTTCCCTCGACTTGCTCTCCACCTCGGAATCAAGCAGCCCCTTCAGGCGCTCCACCTCCGCGTTGAGGAGCTCGATTTTCTGAGTATTCACCTCGCAAGCCCTCATGGCATCATCTGCCTGGCTAAGCGCCCAGTTCTTGGCATCAATTGCATCTGCCAGCTCATACCTTGCCTTCTCAAGCTGCTCCACCGTCGAATGCAGCGCGGCTGCGTCGGCCTCCTGCTGGCTCTGCATGCTCTTCAGCTTCCTCCGCAGCTCATCTTCCTCGCCGTGCGCAGAATCATTGTTGCTCACCTGCTCAGGTTCCATGGAATGGACCTTCTGGATCTCCACGGTCCTGCTCTGCACATCGAGCGCCTCCTTGAGCTTCGCATTGGCCTCATCGGCCACCTTCTTGGCGCACTCCAGTTCCTCCAGAACCTTGCccttctcttcttccttctccacaAGCTGACCCATGGCCTTCTTGAGCGCCTCTTGGACGGCATCAAGCTGCGCCTGCAGCTCCTGGGACGGCTTGGCGGCCTGCCGCTCGGGAGATGGCTTCCCAGCCTTCCCCTGCTTCTGCAAGCCAATCAAACGACTAAGATTCCACTAAAGCTAAAGCAGGAAGCATGCTTTGTGCATCACAAGCAGAGGAGGAATCGTGCGTACCTCTGCAGGAGGAGGGGTGGTGGCGGTGATCCGGGTTGGGGTGGCGCCCTTGGGCGACTTGCGGTCGGCGGACCTGGGGGACTTGTCGGCCGTGCGCGGCGCGCTCGGCGGCGTGCCATGGGCGGCATTCGCCTTGGGGACGGCCGGCTTCCGCGGCCTGTCGCCCTTGGGTGTCGGCGGCGTCTCGCCCCTGGGTGTCGGTGGCGTGCCCTTGCCGTTGCTCCTGGCCTCCGGCTTGGCGCTCGGCTTGCTGCCGACCTTCCCCTCCGGCTTGCCGTCGCCCTTGGCGTCGGCCAGGCCAGATCTGCTCACCAGAAAAGGCAAAAAACTACCGTCAGATCAAGAACTCGGCAGCTCCATCCCCAACCACCAAGATCCGAGCCAGATCTATGCTATGCTCCAGGAAACCAAGCAAGCATGCTACCAAGAACCATCCAGCCCGTGCCGACCCATCACTCCAAAATAGAAACAGTGATAAAAGAATCGTAGGGGAATGCAGAGAGCGTCGGCGGATGACTCACTTG
This window harbors:
- the LOC119356384 gene encoding uncharacterized membrane protein At4g09580-like, with product MGREDRFPVWEAALGAGVAAVFAAGLVGVYLSMPDSDYSFLKLPRNLHELQILTGHLENYTSDYTVQVLIGYCAVYIFMQTFMIPGTIFMSLLAGALFGQLRGVALVVFAASAGASSCFFLSKMIGKPLVFVLWPDKLTFFQKQVAKRREKLLNYMLFLRVTPTLPNTFINLASPIVDVPFHTFLLATLIGLIPAAYVTVRAGIALGELTSLSDLYDTQSVALLFLIGVVSVTPALLSKDEAQDTAPEIAAGAS
- the LOC119351950 gene encoding uncharacterized protein LOC119351950, whose product is MLGLLRRRAASSPAASLQLFQCWYHRSSERLLPCRDQEVSYGLNWAIAARGVVVKDKVFYNLEPSELQKSGTTYAERLSGTPLHVKGNVIGGFPDISGAQFAKLLKQVTFHLSSISSLYVQDGAIGSSAECDAKVRVISDNPSAIMSLSNILQKIPDRVISHDTCPLTIYVASSISTNVRNALGSGTQYANGVAVADIERSSLILCGKAFADSTMLKHALTALAAPILSARGGLPVPGWLLSCAGSIVLLFAPVEVIKSCSEIQDVLVSTDSGVVISSKQSSVLFPTKSRAPQLFTKPATVVVVSSDSTDALPLVSKLTPGQAAYHFLAGYEDGKFVPAYNRAPSPFDQLALANSLFLHLKNDKTPTYLINAKSSGKQIDGKDLMRLIELAQSNGMPDSSKPEDTRVAELKGKYRGFISGKFGKFLPEEFSF
- the LOC119356385 gene encoding WEB family protein At5g16730, chloroplastic-like; this encodes MLGARSKSGLADAKGDGKPEGKVGSKPSAKPEARSNGKGTPPTPRGETPPTPKGDRPRKPAVPKANAAHGTPPSAPRTADKSPRSADRKSPKGATPTRITATTPPPAEKQGKAGKPSPERQAAKPSQELQAQLDAVQEALKKAMGQLVEKEEEKGKVLEELECAKKVADEANAKLKEALDVQSRTVEIQKVHSMEPEQVSNNDSAHGEEDELRRKLKSMQSQQEADAAALHSTVEQLEKARYELADAIDAKNWALSQADDAMRACEVNTQKIELLNAEVERLKGLLDSEVESKSREAADQIGKLEAENSVLKLELQKAKLAEKKVIELEGVVEQLRVDVANAKKECSKSDELANELKKKVQLLEFQLEEADQSLILKGKSLDSVMEELDETSTLLKDKESEAAVLHDNVRSLEDEVTRLKEEIDVTSERLDAAEKDASDLIAEIEELRMKLQAVEDEKTKALNNDQLASSEIAALTEQKNELTKELEASKDEVEKVKKAMEGLASALHEMSAESREAQEKYLIKQEEIEHARAQVEELNNSLQNAKESYEVMLDEVNYEKVCLKKSVERMEAEAKNVSEEWQSKELSFVNSIRKSEEEIVAVKAQMDKYLAVVNEKEAENTELLEKMNHLEAQLVEANKASEEAKAETRQLKDKLLDKENELQNIQEENEDLQAKESAASEKIKELSFLVPNGTTNGGNKEEDNENGGGVDDEPVVVVAKMWENSKVTDYDSSKEKENDGESEVDLESNKGDSGLDSNGLQSAKLNNGITSPTKQQQQKKKKFKFSGLLKKKSSN